The proteins below come from a single Streptomyces sp. MRC013 genomic window:
- a CDS encoding SPFH domain-containing protein — protein sequence MPGAGGTPGCGGARSGPTGDPSNGRGTALPGWAGLAAGLLLLAGSGVLAWWTGALPEDAGRLLGLSPRPYRGLVPAAVAPPAVGVLLALFAFGGLVRGRVGYASVLTLFGDYRGTVRRTGLLWVSPLVVRRRLDVRLRHWRSEPLPAVDADGTALRVVVLVVWRIRDTVRAALAVADHERYLREQVEAALVRVLSRLPADVFHGGSPTLRDADAVGEAMTRMVADECAPVGIEVFTAQPTRIEYAPEIEAAMRRRRIAAIDARHRDAVLGSVVDTVDDMVRRLVERGLVDPDDYERKDLVKDLTVAFATGHASPADGERGA from the coding sequence GTGCCCGGCGCGGGCGGCACGCCGGGGTGCGGCGGGGCTCGGTCCGGGCCGACGGGGGACCCGTCGAACGGGAGGGGGACCGCACTGCCCGGATGGGCGGGGCTGGCCGCCGGGCTCCTGCTCCTCGCCGGGAGCGGGGTCCTCGCCTGGTGGACGGGGGCCCTGCCGGAGGACGCGGGCCGGCTGCTGGGCCTGTCGCCCCGGCCGTACCGGGGCCTGGTCCCCGCAGCCGTCGCGCCGCCGGCGGTGGGTGTGCTGCTCGCGCTGTTCGCGTTCGGCGGCCTGGTGCGCGGCCGGGTCGGGTACGCCTCCGTCCTCACCCTGTTCGGCGACTACCGGGGCACGGTGCGCCGCACCGGCCTGCTGTGGGTGAGCCCGCTGGTGGTGCGCCGCCGCCTCGACGTGCGCCTCCGCCACTGGCGCAGCGAACCGCTGCCCGCCGTCGACGCCGACGGCACGGCGCTGCGCGTGGTCGTGCTGGTGGTGTGGCGGATCCGCGACACGGTCCGGGCGGCGCTCGCCGTCGCCGACCACGAACGGTACCTGCGCGAACAGGTGGAGGCGGCCCTCGTCCGCGTCCTGTCCCGGCTGCCCGCCGACGTGTTCCACGGCGGTTCCCCGACGCTGCGGGACGCGGACGCGGTGGGGGAGGCGATGACGCGGATGGTGGCCGACGAGTGCGCACCGGTCGGCATCGAGGTCTTCACGGCGCAGCCGACCCGCATCGAGTACGCCCCGGAGATCGAGGCCGCCATGCGCCGCCGCCGGATCGCGGCGATCGACGCCCGGCACCGCGACGCGGTCCTCGGCTCGGTCGTGGACACGGTGGACGACATGGTGCGTCGCCTCGTCGAGCGGGGCCTGGTCGACCCGGACGACTACGAGCGCAAGGACCTCGTGAAGGACCTGACCGTGGCGTTCGCCACCGGCCACGCTTCGCCGGCCGACGGGGAACGGGGCGCCTGA
- a CDS encoding winged helix-turn-helix domain-containing protein, with translation MADELRRRLDAGMYKPGERFPGTVDIAVEFEVSQSTAQKAVVALRAEGRLYTVLGQGSFVKDDK, from the coding sequence GTGGCCGACGAGTTGCGCCGAAGGCTGGACGCGGGGATGTACAAGCCCGGCGAACGTTTTCCGGGCACGGTGGACATCGCCGTCGAGTTCGAGGTCAGTCAGTCCACGGCCCAGAAGGCGGTGGTTGCATTGCGTGCGGAGGGTCGGCTCTACACCGTGCTGGGTCAGGGTTCGTTCGTGAAGGACGACAAGTAG